Proteins found in one Aestuariirhabdus haliotis genomic segment:
- the lpxA gene encoding acyl-ACP--UDP-N-acetylglucosamine O-acyltransferase, producing MSQTSPGIHPSAKIHESAIVDSSAIIGANVEIGPWTLVGPEVEIGEGSVLHSHVVVKGPTTLGRNNEIFQFASIGEDCQDKKYSGEPTRLVVGDNNVFRESCTIHRGTVQDESLTLIGSDNLFMAYTHVGHDCVIGNGCILANYAGIAGHVHIGDGAILSAMSGVHQFCRVGSYSMCAAGAIVLKDVPAFVMVSGHPAKANGMNFEGMKRRGYSKPLMQSLRKAYKKTYREGLTLDVALGELQAIESPEPELQLFIDSLKTSTRGIVR from the coding sequence TTGAGCCAGACCAGCCCTGGAATTCATCCCTCTGCCAAAATACATGAGTCTGCCATTGTCGACTCCAGTGCGATTATTGGTGCCAATGTTGAGATTGGACCCTGGACCCTGGTGGGCCCTGAGGTTGAAATTGGTGAAGGTTCGGTACTTCACTCTCATGTGGTGGTGAAGGGGCCGACAACCCTGGGGCGTAACAACGAAATTTTTCAATTTGCCTCGATTGGGGAAGATTGCCAGGATAAAAAATACTCTGGTGAACCTACCAGGCTGGTCGTTGGTGATAACAATGTTTTTCGTGAGTCCTGCACAATTCACCGCGGTACGGTTCAGGATGAATCCTTAACTCTCATTGGCAGTGACAATTTGTTTATGGCCTATACGCATGTTGGTCATGACTGCGTTATTGGAAATGGTTGCATTTTGGCTAACTATGCTGGCATTGCTGGCCATGTCCATATTGGGGATGGTGCAATTCTCTCGGCCATGAGTGGGGTGCATCAGTTCTGTCGAGTGGGTTCCTATAGCATGTGTGCGGCGGGTGCGATAGTGCTAAAAGACGTCCCTGCATTTGTCATGGTTTCCGGGCATCCTGCGAAAGCCAACGGTATGAATTTTGAGGGTATGAAGCGCCGGGGATACAGCAAACCTTTGATGCAAAGCTTGAGAAAGGCCTATAAAAAGACCTACCGTGAAGGGTTAACGCTGGACGTGGCGCTTGGTGAGCTGCAGGCTATTGAGTCCCCTGAGCCAGAATTACAGCTCTTTATCGACTCGCTCAAGACCTCCACTCGAGGCATTGTACGATAA
- the accA gene encoding acetyl-CoA carboxylase carboxyl transferase subunit alpha, which translates to MNPNYLDFEQPIADLEAKIEELRLVGSDNELNINEEIQRLQDKSSSLTESIFKDLSSWQIAQLARHPQRPYTQDYIDLMFTDFDELHGDRHFADDKAIIGGMARLEGRPVMVIGHQKGRDVPEKVRRNFGMPRPEGYRKACRLMEMAERFNMPILTFIDTPGAYPGIDAEERGQSEAIAFNLAVMSRLKVPVISTVVGEGGSGGALAIGVCDHLMMLQYSTYSVISPEGCASILWRSAEKAPDAAEAMGITAGRLHELGLVDQVISEPLGGAHRSREQMANDLKQALLTQLDTLSDFSSEELLERRYQRLLSYGID; encoded by the coding sequence ATGAACCCCAACTATCTTGATTTCGAACAACCGATCGCTGACCTTGAAGCCAAAATTGAGGAGCTTCGCCTGGTCGGAAGTGACAATGAACTGAACATCAATGAAGAGATTCAGCGCTTACAGGATAAAAGCAGTTCTCTGACCGAATCGATTTTTAAGGATTTGAGCTCCTGGCAAATTGCCCAGCTGGCCCGTCATCCCCAGCGCCCCTATACCCAAGATTATATCGACCTGATGTTCACCGATTTCGATGAGCTTCATGGCGATCGCCATTTTGCCGACGATAAAGCCATTATTGGTGGTATGGCGAGATTGGAAGGACGGCCCGTGATGGTAATTGGTCATCAGAAAGGGCGGGATGTGCCAGAGAAAGTACGCCGCAATTTCGGTATGCCAAGGCCCGAAGGGTACCGTAAGGCGTGCCGGCTGATGGAGATGGCAGAACGTTTCAATATGCCCATTTTGACCTTTATTGACACCCCGGGTGCCTACCCGGGAATCGATGCCGAAGAGCGTGGACAAAGTGAAGCGATCGCTTTCAATCTGGCGGTTATGTCACGCCTGAAAGTGCCTGTGATCTCTACCGTGGTAGGAGAGGGCGGATCGGGAGGTGCCCTGGCCATTGGTGTCTGCGATCATTTGATGATGTTGCAGTATTCCACCTATTCGGTGATCTCACCTGAAGGCTGTGCTTCGATTCTTTGGCGCAGTGCTGAGAAGGCGCCCGACGCCGCTGAAGCTATGGGTATTACGGCCGGTCGGCTGCATGAGTTGGGACTGGTTGATCAGGTTATTTCGGAGCCCCTGGGTGGTGCGCATCGCAGTAGAGAGCAGATGGCGAACGATCTCAAGCAGGCCCTGCTGACTCAGCTGGATACGCTGTCTGATTTCTCCTCCGAAGAGTTGCTCGAGCGTCGTTACCAACGTTTGCTATCCTACGGCATCGATTAA
- the lpxB gene encoding lipid-A-disaccharide synthase, whose protein sequence is MTSSSPAIKVSERPIRIGIVAGEASGDILGSGLIRSILARYPNAIFDGIAGPLMIAEGAHSMVPMERLSVMGLIEVLGRIRELLGIRKRLVRNMLDNPPDLFIGIDAPDFTLPVELKLKQAGIPTAHYVSPSVWAWRQKRIFKIARSVDHMLCLLPFEADFYRQHRVPVSFVGHPLADSIPHDIDVEDARSELGLKVLPGQKLLAVLPGSREGEVGMLAPLFLEVAKRCSLAGGFRFVIPCVNEARYRQLETLCSELAPELDITLVLGKSREAMAAADSILIASGTATLEATLLKKPMVVAYRVSPMTYRIASRLVKIPFVSLPNLLAGKELVPELIQDDATPEKLTDAVLASFHRTEELLPEYQKIHQLLARDASNCAAEAVLALVAE, encoded by the coding sequence ATGACCTCTTCCTCGCCAGCCATAAAGGTTTCTGAGCGCCCCATCAGGATAGGAATCGTTGCCGGAGAAGCCTCTGGCGATATTCTCGGTTCGGGCTTGATTAGATCTATTCTCGCCCGCTACCCAAATGCGATTTTTGACGGTATAGCTGGCCCATTGATGATTGCCGAAGGTGCCCATTCCATGGTGCCGATGGAACGCTTGTCCGTCATGGGATTGATCGAGGTGTTGGGTCGAATCCGCGAACTGTTGGGCATTCGTAAGCGCTTGGTTCGTAATATGCTCGATAATCCTCCAGACCTGTTTATCGGTATCGATGCGCCTGATTTTACCTTGCCCGTTGAGCTAAAACTCAAGCAGGCAGGTATACCGACAGCGCATTATGTCAGCCCGTCAGTGTGGGCTTGGCGGCAAAAAAGAATTTTCAAAATAGCGCGTTCGGTTGATCATATGCTCTGCCTGTTGCCTTTCGAAGCCGATTTTTATCGGCAACATCGAGTTCCAGTCAGTTTTGTCGGGCATCCCTTGGCGGACAGTATTCCACATGATATCGATGTTGAGGATGCGCGCTCTGAGCTGGGCCTTAAGGTACTGCCTGGGCAGAAGCTATTGGCAGTCCTGCCGGGCAGCCGAGAGGGCGAAGTGGGAATGCTAGCTCCATTATTTTTGGAAGTGGCCAAACGCTGCTCGCTGGCTGGCGGTTTTCGTTTTGTCATTCCCTGCGTTAACGAAGCCCGATATCGACAATTGGAAACCCTGTGCAGCGAGCTGGCGCCTGAACTCGATATCACTCTGGTGCTGGGAAAGTCTCGCGAAGCGATGGCGGCAGCCGATAGTATTTTGATTGCGTCTGGCACGGCGACACTGGAAGCGACGCTGCTAAAAAAACCCATGGTAGTGGCGTACAGAGTATCGCCAATGACCTACCGCATTGCCTCGCGCCTGGTCAAAATTCCCTTTGTTTCGCTGCCTAATTTGTTGGCTGGCAAAGAACTGGTGCCAGAACTGATACAGGATGACGCCACGCCTGAAAAGCTGACCGACGCGGTGTTGGCTAGTTTTCATCGGACCGAGGAACTGTTACCAGAGTATCAAAAGATTCATCAGTTGTTGGCTCGAGATGCCAGCAATTGCGCCGCGGAAGCCGTATTGGCTTTAGTTGCGGAGTAG
- the rnhB gene encoding ribonuclease HII has protein sequence MQFSLFESSSDAQRLVAGVDEVGRGPLCGDVVTAAVILDPAQPIEGLNDSKKLTEKRREALFEIIQQRALCWCVARASVEEIDRLNILQATMLAMQRAVAGLQVQPDLALIDGNRCPSLPCKAEAVIQGDGRVAEISAASILAKVVRDREMIELDLEYPGYGIAKHKGYPTKAHLEALQKLGVTPSHRRSFGPVRRLLEV, from the coding sequence ATGCAGTTTTCTTTGTTTGAAAGCAGTTCTGACGCGCAGCGCCTGGTCGCCGGTGTCGATGAAGTCGGACGGGGTCCGCTTTGTGGTGATGTTGTGACCGCAGCAGTGATCCTGGATCCGGCTCAACCCATTGAGGGGTTGAATGATTCCAAGAAGTTGACAGAGAAACGCCGGGAGGCGCTGTTTGAGATTATCCAGCAGCGCGCCCTTTGCTGGTGTGTGGCTCGGGCCTCGGTCGAGGAAATTGACCGGTTGAATATTCTCCAGGCGACTATGCTTGCTATGCAAAGGGCGGTGGCGGGTCTGCAAGTACAACCCGATCTGGCACTCATAGATGGTAATCGTTGCCCCTCGCTTCCTTGCAAAGCCGAGGCGGTAATTCAGGGTGATGGTCGAGTGGCTGAGATTTCAGCTGCTTCGATTTTGGCTAAAGTGGTTCGTGATCGGGAAATGATTGAGCTCGACCTTGAGTATCCCGGTTATGGTATAGCGAAGCATAAAGGTTACCCGACCAAGGCGCATCTGGAAGCATTGCAAAAGCTGGGAGTGACCCCGAGCCATCGTCGTTCGTTTGGGCCTGTGCGTCGTTTACTGGAAGTCTAA
- the tilS gene encoding tRNA lysidine(34) synthetase TilS — protein sequence MSISLLQPDHLKSVLEPLRSRRMVVAFSGGMDSAVLLDLMVRLRREGYIGVLHALHIDHQLSPSSGQWELHCRALCERLEVPYESFRVSIGAAETNIEELARQARYDVMERLCKAGDCFLFAHHQRDQAETLLYRLIRGSGSRGMGAMPRQRPLGGGQLLRPLLDVSHDQLSQYAESRGLDWVEDDNNQLLRFDRNFFRHQVLPLLKGRWPEISARLARQAGRLAEDSALLDELAAIDLAQCYVAKGEESPWLAGHPLLCWSTVAALSARRQRNLLRFWLRQAGVAVPGEAVCEQLRLLANSREDANPSVQWQEWEVRRYRGQLVLRKRLEMPKATQCFALEGQQSFALEGNGVLKAVIDSSGGSRLQADIGSLQLKYRADLEPSLRIRLCGREGSKSYKKLMQERGIPPWLRDRWPLLVRGKELVAIPSIGVLQGFSAPPDAEGLNLTWQPPKWDATD from the coding sequence ATGTCGATCTCATTGTTACAACCCGATCACCTGAAGTCTGTGCTTGAGCCTTTGCGCTCTCGAAGAATGGTGGTTGCTTTCAGTGGTGGCATGGACTCTGCGGTATTGCTTGACCTGATGGTGCGGCTTCGCCGTGAAGGCTATATCGGTGTCCTGCATGCTCTGCATATCGACCATCAACTCAGCCCCAGTTCCGGTCAGTGGGAATTGCATTGCCGGGCGCTGTGTGAGCGTTTGGAGGTACCCTATGAGTCTTTTCGGGTTTCGATTGGCGCGGCTGAGACCAACATTGAAGAGCTCGCACGTCAGGCCCGATACGATGTTATGGAACGCCTCTGCAAGGCTGGCGACTGCTTTTTGTTCGCCCATCACCAGAGAGATCAGGCGGAAACCTTACTGTATCGTCTTATTCGAGGCTCGGGCTCCAGGGGGATGGGAGCGATGCCAAGACAGCGCCCTTTGGGGGGCGGGCAGCTTCTGCGCCCCTTGCTTGACGTCAGCCATGACCAGCTGAGTCAGTACGCTGAATCCCGTGGTCTGGATTGGGTCGAAGATGATAATAACCAGTTACTCCGATTCGATCGCAACTTCTTTCGCCACCAGGTGTTGCCTCTATTGAAGGGGCGCTGGCCAGAAATCAGTGCCCGGTTGGCCAGGCAAGCAGGTCGTCTGGCCGAAGACAGCGCCCTGTTGGATGAGCTGGCGGCTATCGATTTGGCGCAATGTTATGTTGCCAAGGGGGAGGAATCTCCCTGGCTGGCTGGCCACCCGCTATTGTGTTGGTCGACAGTTGCAGCTTTATCGGCCAGACGACAACGAAATCTGTTGAGGTTTTGGTTGCGACAGGCAGGTGTTGCGGTGCCGGGAGAGGCCGTTTGTGAGCAGTTGCGGCTGCTAGCTAACAGTCGCGAGGATGCGAATCCCTCCGTGCAGTGGCAAGAGTGGGAGGTGCGCCGCTATCGGGGTCAGCTGGTGCTGCGAAAACGCCTTGAAATGCCCAAGGCAACCCAGTGTTTTGCATTGGAGGGGCAGCAGTCTTTTGCGCTCGAGGGTAATGGTGTCTTGAAGGCAGTAATTGATTCATCGGGTGGATCTCGTTTGCAGGCCGATATAGGGTCCTTGCAGTTAAAATATCGGGCTGACTTGGAGCCCTCTCTTCGTATTCGCCTGTGCGGTCGAGAAGGCAGTAAATCTTATAAAAAACTGATGCAGGAACGAGGGATTCCACCCTGGCTGAGGGATCGTTGGCCTCTTTTAGTGAGGGGTAAGGAGCTGGTAGCTATCCCTTCTATTGGTGTCTTGCAGGGGTTTTCGGCACCTCCGGATGCGGAAGGCCTGAATCTTACCTGGCAACCACCAAAGTGGGATGCGACGGATTGA
- the dnaE gene encoding DNA polymerase III subunit alpha, with product MSSQFVHLRLHTEYSLVDGLVRLKPLIAAVSGMGMPAVAMTDQSNLFALVKFYGGAMGAGLKPICGADMWVENLDPALPPTRLLLLITNADGYRNLTELISRGYQHGQKQGIAVVQRDWVKQASEGLIALCGARQGEVGQALMSGHIDDAEQLLAEWRAVFGDRFYLEVQRTSRAGDEEHLHQAVALAERAGCPVVATNDVMFLDKDDYEAHETRVCVGEGRALDDPRRPRLYSEEQYLKTPAEMSELFADLPEALENSVEIARRCTIEVQLGTYFLPDYPVPEGMTMDDYFRQASSEGLEMRLKPVLEGLDEQQCAEQRKLYYDRLKFELDIIIQMGFPGYFLIVMDFIRWSKANGIPVGPGRGSGAGSLVAYALEITDLDPIPYDLLFERFLNPERVSMPDFDVDFCMDGRDRVIDYVAETYGREAVSQIITFGTMAAKAVVRDVARVQGKSYGLADKLSKMIPFEVGMTLKKAIEQEAALKEFVELDEQAGEIWEMALKLEGITRNVGKHAGGVVIAPSKLTDFAPLYCDEQGQSLVTQYDKNDVESAGLVKFDFLGLRTLTIVNWALDTVNKVRAQSDEPPLDIMQIDLEDKASFDLLKRAETTAVFQLESRGMKDLIKRLQPSNFEDIIALVALFRPGPLGSGMVDDFINRKHGREKLSYPHSDYQHDDLIPVLEPTYGIILYQEQVMQIAQVLAGFTLGGADLLRRAMGKKKPEEMAKQRVLFMDGAKGRGIDEDLSGPIFDLMEKFAGYGFNKSHSAAYALVSFQTLWLKTHYPAPFMAAVLTADMQNTDKIVTLIEECREMKLVIVPPDVSGSEYRFTVNERNEIVYGLGAIKGVGEGPIEAIQLARQRGGAFIDLFDFCKRVDVKKINKRVLEALVRAGALDKLAPAGELTLGQRRAILLAAMEDAIKAAGQSAKSIDSGHTDLFGELVAVGESSAYEQFMNARELTDKERLKGEKDTLGIYLTGHPIDEYEKELRHFVRNRINDLKPARESQNLSGLIVASRVMKNKRGDKMAFITLDDRSGRMEVSIFADCYEQYQHLITKDTLVFVEGEVSFDDYSGGLKVRAKRLMSLVEARQQYARFLNLAMTAEQCHGSFADSLAQLLGEHSGGTLVQLDYLRDDARATLRLGEEWRVEPSDELIQELKDRYGKEQVSLSYN from the coding sequence ATGTCTTCACAGTTTGTTCACCTCCGGTTGCATACGGAATACTCCCTTGTGGATGGCCTGGTTCGGCTTAAACCCTTGATCGCTGCTGTCTCCGGGATGGGTATGCCCGCCGTTGCCATGACGGATCAATCCAACCTGTTCGCGTTGGTGAAGTTTTATGGCGGTGCAATGGGCGCAGGGCTGAAACCGATCTGCGGTGCCGACATGTGGGTGGAGAACCTTGATCCGGCTTTGCCACCGACTCGACTTCTACTGCTGATTACCAATGCGGATGGATATCGCAATCTTACCGAGTTGATTTCCCGCGGCTACCAGCATGGCCAGAAGCAGGGTATTGCTGTGGTTCAGCGCGACTGGGTCAAACAAGCGTCAGAGGGCTTGATTGCTTTGTGTGGTGCTCGTCAGGGTGAAGTAGGTCAAGCTCTGATGTCGGGACATATTGATGATGCCGAACAGCTATTGGCTGAATGGCGCGCCGTGTTTGGTGATCGCTTTTATTTGGAAGTACAGCGTACCTCTCGTGCCGGTGATGAAGAGCATTTGCATCAGGCGGTGGCGTTGGCGGAGCGCGCCGGCTGTCCGGTGGTCGCAACCAATGATGTTATGTTTCTCGATAAAGATGACTACGAGGCCCACGAAACCCGTGTCTGTGTGGGTGAAGGCCGGGCGTTAGACGACCCAAGGCGCCCACGGCTGTACAGTGAAGAACAGTATTTAAAAACGCCTGCCGAGATGTCCGAGCTGTTTGCCGATCTCCCGGAAGCTTTGGAAAACAGTGTCGAAATCGCCAGGCGTTGCACCATTGAAGTGCAGTTGGGTACCTATTTCCTGCCTGACTATCCTGTCCCGGAAGGGATGACGATGGATGACTATTTCCGTCAGGCCAGTTCGGAAGGGCTGGAAATGCGCTTGAAACCGGTGCTGGAAGGGCTGGATGAGCAGCAGTGCGCCGAGCAACGCAAGCTCTATTATGATCGGCTCAAGTTCGAACTCGATATCATTATTCAGATGGGCTTTCCCGGATACTTCCTGATTGTTATGGACTTCATTCGCTGGTCCAAGGCCAATGGTATCCCGGTGGGTCCTGGGCGTGGTTCGGGTGCAGGTTCGCTGGTGGCTTATGCGCTGGAGATTACCGATCTGGATCCAATTCCCTACGATCTTCTGTTCGAGCGGTTCCTGAACCCTGAGCGGGTTTCGATGCCCGATTTCGACGTTGATTTCTGTATGGACGGTCGGGATCGGGTGATCGATTATGTGGCCGAAACCTATGGCCGTGAAGCCGTCTCCCAGATCATTACCTTTGGTACCATGGCAGCCAAAGCGGTGGTGCGTGATGTGGCTCGAGTCCAGGGTAAGTCCTATGGTCTGGCTGACAAACTGTCCAAGATGATTCCTTTCGAAGTCGGCATGACGCTGAAAAAAGCCATAGAGCAAGAGGCTGCCCTAAAGGAATTCGTCGAGCTAGACGAGCAGGCCGGGGAGATCTGGGAGATGGCCCTCAAGCTCGAGGGTATCACCCGAAATGTCGGTAAGCACGCGGGCGGGGTAGTTATTGCTCCATCCAAATTGACCGATTTTGCGCCGCTCTATTGTGATGAGCAGGGCCAGAGTCTGGTGACCCAGTATGACAAGAACGATGTAGAATCAGCTGGTCTGGTGAAGTTTGACTTCCTGGGGCTAAGGACTCTGACCATCGTTAACTGGGCCCTGGATACGGTCAATAAGGTACGGGCTCAAAGCGATGAGCCCCCGCTGGATATTATGCAGATTGATCTTGAGGACAAGGCGTCCTTCGATCTCCTCAAGCGGGCCGAAACTACTGCGGTATTCCAGCTTGAATCAAGGGGCATGAAGGACCTGATCAAGCGCCTGCAGCCCAGTAATTTTGAAGATATCATCGCCCTGGTGGCACTGTTCCGTCCCGGGCCGCTCGGCTCGGGCATGGTAGATGACTTTATCAACCGAAAACACGGCCGGGAAAAGCTATCCTATCCTCACTCGGACTATCAACATGACGATTTGATACCTGTACTGGAGCCCACCTATGGCATCATTCTGTATCAGGAACAGGTCATGCAGATTGCCCAGGTGCTGGCCGGTTTCACCCTGGGTGGAGCCGATCTGTTGCGGCGAGCCATGGGTAAGAAAAAGCCCGAGGAGATGGCCAAGCAGCGTGTGCTCTTTATGGATGGAGCCAAGGGGCGCGGTATTGATGAAGACCTGTCCGGTCCGATCTTTGACCTGATGGAAAAGTTTGCCGGCTACGGATTCAACAAGTCTCACTCGGCGGCCTATGCCCTGGTGTCTTTCCAAACGCTCTGGCTGAAAACCCATTATCCCGCTCCGTTTATGGCAGCCGTGCTCACGGCTGATATGCAAAACACCGATAAAATCGTGACCCTGATCGAAGAGTGTCGTGAAATGAAGCTGGTGATTGTGCCTCCGGATGTGAGCGGCAGTGAATATCGGTTTACCGTCAATGAGCGCAATGAAATCGTTTATGGTCTGGGTGCGATCAAAGGTGTTGGTGAAGGGCCTATCGAGGCGATTCAGTTGGCTCGCCAACGGGGCGGCGCGTTTATCGATTTGTTCGATTTCTGCAAGCGGGTGGACGTCAAGAAGATCAATAAGCGGGTTCTGGAAGCACTGGTCCGAGCCGGTGCTCTCGATAAACTAGCGCCTGCCGGCGAGCTGACGTTGGGGCAGCGCAGGGCCATTTTGCTGGCGGCGATGGAAGATGCTATCAAGGCTGCAGGTCAGTCGGCCAAAAGTATCGATAGTGGCCATACCGACCTCTTCGGTGAATTGGTTGCGGTCGGTGAAAGTAGTGCCTACGAGCAGTTTATGAACGCCAGGGAGTTGACTGATAAAGAGCGCCTCAAGGGTGAAAAAGACACTCTGGGTATCTACCTGACCGGTCATCCCATTGATGAATATGAGAAAGAGTTACGACATTTTGTCCGTAACCGTATCAATGATCTCAAGCCTGCACGGGAGAGTCAGAACCTGTCGGGGTTAATTGTTGCATCGCGCGTGATGAAGAATAAGCGTGGCGACAAAATGGCCTTTATTACCCTGGATGATCGCAGTGGTCGTATGGAAGTATCGATCTTTGCCGATTGTTACGAGCAATACCAGCATCTGATCACCAAAGATACTCTGGTATTTGTCGAAGGCGAGGTCAGTTTTGATGATTATTCCGGAGGCTTAAAGGTTCGCGCCAAACGTCTAATGAGTCTTGTTGAAGCCCGTCAGCAGTACGCCCGATTCCTGAATTTGGCCATGACGGCCGAGCAATGTCACGGTAGCTTTGCGGATTCGCTGGCACAACTGCTGGGCGAACATTCGGGAGGAACACTGGTTCAGCTCGACTATTTACGCGACGATGCCAGGGCCACACTCCGTCTGGGAGAAGAGTGGCGAGTAGAGCCCAGTGATGAGTTGATTCAGGAGTTGAAGGATCGTTATGGCAAAGAGCAGGTGAGCTTGAGTTATAACTGA
- a CDS encoding substrate-binding periplasmic protein, translating to MEGSSPIPAMMHRNLFFGPIPLASLILAFLGSYSQSLLAAERSCNSLTFSGNSEYPPILWRDPDNPDKLTGVVVEVLEMALSPININLNAQYVGPWSRAQKKAQKGEIDGLAGAFFTIQRTSYLDYIEPALMQIPSVVFVREGSRAQDHTRGSLTHWDQLKPLRGVTLINNSFGQEFDTYAKQELNIHTVRSVTLAFNTLLAGRSDYLVYELQPGLAYSDAMGITAKVRHLYPHVNSEALHITMAKRSPCNTTEIKEHIATFLNNHMDPETIDRITLKYRHKWQEQVNGLATTKNES from the coding sequence ATGGAGGGCAGCTCGCCAATACCAGCTATGATGCATCGCAATCTGTTTTTTGGGCCAATCCCCCTGGCCAGCTTGATACTGGCCTTCTTAGGCTCCTATAGCCAGAGCCTGTTGGCCGCAGAAAGATCCTGTAACTCCCTGACATTCAGTGGCAATTCTGAATACCCACCTATTCTCTGGCGTGACCCTGACAATCCGGACAAACTGACCGGCGTCGTTGTCGAGGTTCTGGAGATGGCGCTATCCCCTATTAATATTAATTTGAATGCTCAATATGTAGGGCCCTGGTCAAGGGCCCAAAAGAAAGCACAAAAAGGTGAAATTGACGGACTAGCCGGTGCTTTTTTTACCATCCAACGCACCAGTTATCTGGACTATATTGAGCCAGCGCTCATGCAGATTCCCAGTGTTGTATTTGTCCGAGAAGGTAGTCGCGCGCAAGATCACACCCGTGGTTCTCTCACCCATTGGGATCAACTCAAGCCCCTGCGGGGAGTGACCCTGATTAATAACAGTTTCGGGCAGGAGTTTGATACTTACGCCAAGCAGGAGCTTAACATTCATACCGTTCGGTCAGTCACCCTGGCGTTTAATACACTGCTGGCAGGACGATCCGACTATCTGGTGTACGAACTGCAACCGGGCCTGGCCTACAGCGATGCTATGGGAATCACCGCCAAAGTTCGCCACCTGTATCCTCATGTTAATTCCGAGGCGCTCCATATCACCATGGCCAAGCGATCCCCCTGCAACACAACCGAGATAAAAGAACATATTGCGACTTTTCTGAACAATCATATGGACCCAGAAACCATAGATAGAATCACCCTGAAATACCGACATAAATGGCAAGAACAGGTTAACGGGTTAGCGACCACCAAAAATGAGTCTTAA
- the fabZ gene encoding 3-hydroxyacyl-ACP dehydratase FabZ, with the protein MTIEQIKEYLPQRYPFLLVDRVVDIDLEANTIACYKNVSVNEEFFNGHFPGHPIMPGVLIIEAMAQAAGILGFSMGGKTKEDTSVYYFAGADKVRFKQPVVPGDRLDLRAQFITQRRDIWKFSCQGLVNDKVVSSAEIICAKKEL; encoded by the coding sequence ATGACTATTGAGCAGATAAAGGAATACCTTCCTCAGCGTTACCCCTTTTTGTTGGTTGACAGGGTTGTTGATATTGACCTGGAAGCCAATACCATCGCTTGCTATAAAAATGTGAGCGTCAATGAAGAATTTTTTAACGGGCATTTCCCCGGTCATCCCATTATGCCCGGCGTTCTGATTATTGAAGCAATGGCCCAGGCAGCCGGAATTCTTGGTTTTAGTATGGGTGGAAAAACCAAGGAAGACACCAGTGTGTATTATTTTGCTGGAGCCGATAAAGTTCGATTTAAACAACCTGTAGTACCCGGGGATCGCCTTGATCTACGGGCCCAATTTATCACTCAGCGTCGTGATATATGGAAGTTTTCTTGCCAGGGTTTGGTGAATGATAAAGTTGTAAGCTCCGCTGAAATCATTTGTGCAAAAAAGGAACTCTGA